One genomic window of Amyelois transitella isolate CPQ chromosome 8, ilAmyTran1.1, whole genome shotgun sequence includes the following:
- the LOC106137332 gene encoding uncharacterized protein LOC106137332 isoform X3: MIGKRKRWRIGCCKQSQESKPRQKEGCCSSRSLSKNNSDVLPLSKVLCSLKDAASFDKKCNERVSDLMAAQKRLQEQIQHLEHREKEGTKLLKQADCMWACMEESYKKKVAESLDRQKKLMKDLKLAEAEVAKWRKSKKELEFQLNNVNKCKQEITENTHQKKNDIKNMKTEIADFKKRIENGAKDKDAAHKSLSTKKQASDKIVAGINNEIMNAQKTLSEEKNHKYQKELEGNNYIKEAREDLQKICRVLLQKKLENEDLKAEKEALLLEIEMLRQTCDQCQDKCKKKQVNINDEILKVEKEIANFKVRCIRCHECVDTSDVRKFCTDCPRCLEERDCIIEGEQCSADPTNVCVCMSVKQKFMDNVFENMYTVLERQVKTCQGKSLAETVMQCLRKSRNGKIDDETRKILQEFILTVVKKNLNLTIIGGAVKTRCEMEPETYKQLLLCLKQVKVSRPPKVDKGTIAKKDPCTRWGGASECNCPGGPKVCVCTKKAPPPPKDPTPCPEDPEDKEDNAKREKIICPHKQNVTCGTDCAMRGVDSLVGTEVAPWTPEPCREKSCPFSKNMRAAQCVLGPERLSDLGKVRPFLSKSDFQENALGIEITQTEAVRIKNKSEASTITCKNVCQGIGTKRDLIKKEGLKLISVRSEKTTKEKDVLLKKIYETDDSKTNSCSCETTSPLATWKISIVNENGDIVDYCTELVSTSTGELGIELDDNFFHLIERKISKNPKSSEGVLVKDKAGYYTLDFNPKNISDNDLKIKIKRTPMGSMSLVVNKNFIEHIKSHGFKPDGNRSIEVLNKKNIILNKNETPAELQSKEKSKSENDIMKRLEHICAERINGITLKIVGNNGNFEYVNAKILRTPSNRIAIEVDKIKIIEENLNEENIGSLHLSHSETFLLDFTKANADKPQNILIKESSNNIQLIIKDKLMANKPHVNGLNDYFKIKVKGANNDIISPPAVLSLTKSENYLVIVDKEFERKYKETLKDITQDNILGSGKLSKTPSGHYIINLNDEDEKYCNAYLVKSFSGNIKIVVSGPAFDSIKRSSSRNDSISSAKLLELLKKHPRNHKKFNKNQNQGKFSQIRSNSESSIFNKSRIENHESFVMESGSLKKTSSGRLSVVLSKESKKTFINSLGTYIKRNSNSLIPIKRTESGGITIILNGQDNHKGQYGSLKISPSGNIYVVIDDKNKVNNTKTKLVETVSSGPVIETVQNPSNKAVSTTCQANPFDDCCNFSKCICGELQNMKSDWYTTDVVTDNVSCLVNVNKQEEGTVCKMDNCLNKRVDFDANVKENCSDKSMPHLIIKPCDDCYKRRKFNNIVNSNQRSKQCFYVIDYECPFHKDRYNTVSNELLEISGLCNKNVDLVPSLETIETQKLTEIVSWVAVDDNTTKKPEFDYLDAMPPQLPSFLRDFSIS, from the exons ATGATAGGAAAAAGGAAGCGTTGGAGAAT TGGATGCTGTAAGCAGTCACAGGAGTCAAAGCCACGGCAAAAGGAGGGATGCTGTTCATCCAGGTCATTGTCGAAGAATAACAGTGACGTGTTGCCACTCAGCAAAGTACTGTGCAGTTTGAAGGAT GCTGCATCGTTTGataaaaaatgcaatgaaaGGGTAAGCGATTTGATGGCAGCTCAGAAGCGATTGCAAGAGCAAATCCAGCATTTGGAGCATAGAGAGAAGGAAGGCACCAAGCTGCTAAAGCAGGCTGATTGTATGTGGGCTTGTATGGAGGAgtcttataaaaagaaagtggCGGAATCTCTAGACCGCCAGAAGAAACTCATGAAAGAC ctGAAATTAGCAGAAGCTGAAGTAGCTAAATGgcgtaaaagtaaaaaagagtTGGAATTCCAATtgaataatgttaataaatgtaaacaagAAATTACGGAAAATACTCATCAGAAGAAAAACGATATCAAAAACATGAAGACAGAAATAGCAGATTTTAAGAAACGTATTGAAAATGGCGCTAAAGACAAAGATGCGGCACATAAATCGTTAAGTACCAAGAAACAAGCTTCAGAT aaaattGTAGCTggtataaataatgaaataatgaatGCACAAAAGACATTATCTGAAGAAAAGAATCACAAATATCAAAAAGAATTAGAAggaaataattacataaaagaAGCCAGAGAAGACTTGCAGAAAATATGCCGAGTGTTGCTACAAAAGAAATTAGAGAATGAAGATTTAAAAGCAGAG AAAGAAGCTTTACTtcttgaaattgaaatgttacgCCAAACTTGTGACCAGTGTCAagataaatgtaaaaagaaacaagtCAATATCAACGATGAAATACTAAAAGTGGAGAAAGAGATTGCAAATTTCAAAGTGAGGTGTATAAGATGCCATGAATGTGTTGACACATCGGATGTCAGAAAATTCTGTACTGATTGTCCTCGTTGTCTTGAAGAAAGGGATTGCATCATAGAAGGCGAACAGTGCAGTGCAGATCCTACGAATGTATGCGTCTGTATGTCTGTAAAACAGAAATTTATGGACAATGTTTTTGAAAACATGTATACGGTATTGGAAAGACAAGTTAAGACATGTCAGGGTAAGAGTTTGGCAGAAACAGTAATGCAGTGTCTGAGAAAGAGTAGAAATGGTAAGATAGATGACGAAACTAGGAAAATTCTccaagaatttattttaactgtgGTCAagaagaatttgaatttaacaaTTATTGGTGGCGCTGTGAAAACGAGATGTGAG atggaACCGGAAACCTACAAACAATTATTGCTTTGTTTGAAACAAGTTAAAGTGTCACGCCCGCCGAAAGTCGATAAAGGAACCATTGCCAAAAAG GATCCTTGCACTCGATGGGGTGGTGCAAGTGAATGTAACTGTCCAGGAGGTCCCAAGGTATGTGTGTGTACTAAGAAAGCACCACCACCTCCTAAAGACCCTACACCTTGTCCAGAAGATCCTGAAGATAAAGAAGATAATGCAAAA agagaaaaaataatatgcccACACAAACAGAATGTAACATGTGGTACTGATTGTGCAATGCGTGGTGTGGATAGCTTAGTTGGAACAGAAGTAGCACCATGGACACCAGAACCCTGTCGGGAAAAATCATGCCCCTTCTCGAAGAACATGAGAGCTGCGCAATGTGTTCTTGGTCCTGAAAGACTCTCAGATCTGGGAAAAGTTAGACCATTTCTTTCAAAATCA GATTTCCAGGAAAATGCTTTAGGAATAG AAATTACACAAACTGAAGCAGTtagaatcaaaaataaatcagaagCATCTACTATAACTTGTAAAAATGTTTGCCAAGGAATTGGAACCAAAcgagatttaattaaaaaggaaggtttaaaattaatctcCGTTAGATCCGAAAAAACGACAAAAGAAAAGGATGTTTTACTGAAAAAGATATATGAAACAGATGATAGTAAAACTAACAGTTGTTCTTGTGAAACAACAAGTCCGTTAGCGACATGGAAAATTTCAATCGTAAACGAGAACGGGGATATTGTGGATTACTGTACTGAATTAGTATCGACATCGACTGGGGAGCTAGGGATAGAACTGGATGataacttttttcatttaatagaaagaaaaattagtaaaaacccaaaaagTTCTGAAGGAGTTTTAGTAAAAGATAAAGCAGGATATTATACGTTAGACTTTAATCCTAAAAACATATCAGATAatgacttaaaaataaaaatcaaaaggaCTCCTATGGGTTCAATGTCActagttgtaaataaaaactttattgaacaTATCAAATCACATGGATTTAAACCGGATGGAAATAGGTCTATTGaggtactaaataaaaaaaatataattttaaataaaaacgaaacCCCAGCCGAATTGCAAAGCAAAGAGAAAAGTAAATCAGAAAACGACATTATGAAACGTCTAGAACATATTTGTGCAGAAAGAATAAATggtataactttaaaaattgttgGGAATAATGGAAATTTTGAATACGTAAATGCAAAGATTTTAAGAACTCCTTCTAACAGAATCGCTATAGAGgtggataaaataaaaataatagaggAAAATcttaatgaagaaaatattggCTCACTTCATTTATCTCATTCGGAGACATTTTTACTCGACTTTACTAAAGCTAATGCTGATAAGCCtcaaaatattctaataaaaGAAAGTTCTAATAATATTCAGTTgataattaaagataaattaatggCAAATAAACCCCACGTAAATGGTTTAAACGATTACTTTAAGATTAAGGTAAAAGGAGcaaataatgatataattagtCCTCCGGCAGTCTTGAGTTTGACAAaatctgaaaattatttagttattgttGATAAAGAATTTGAGCGAAAGTACAAAGAAACACTTAAAGATATCACTCAAGATAATATTTTAGGATCAGGGAAATTGTCGAAAACACCATCCGGTCACTACATTATAAACCTTAATGATGaagatgaaaaatattgtaatgcaTACTTAGTAAAGTCATTCTCAGgaaacattaaaatagttGTCAGTGGTCCAGCCTTTGACTCAATAAAACGTTCATCATCTAGAAATGATTCTATTTCTTCTGCAAAACTACTAGAGTTGTTAAAAAAACATCCAAGAAatcacaaaaaatttaataaaaatcaaaatcaaggaaaattttcacaaattagaTCAAATAGTGAATcttctatatttaataaatctagAATAGAAAACCATGAAAGTTTTGTTATGGAGTCAGGATCATTAAAGAAAACAAGTTCTGGCCGGCTCTCCGTGGTATTAAGCAAAGAAtcaaagaaaacatttataaatagccTAGGGACTTACATAAAGAGAAACTCAAATAGTTTGATACCTATTAAAAGAACGGAGTCCGGTGGAATCACTATAATATTAAACGGACAAGATAATCACAAAGGTCAATACGGATCTCTAAAAATAAGTCCATCAGGAAATATTTATGTGGTCATAGATGATAAAAACAAGGTAAATAATACGAAAACAAAATTAGTAGAAACAGTTTCATCAGGGCCTGTCATAGAAACCGTTCAAAATCCTTCTAATAAAGCAGTGTCGACAACATGCCAAGCTAATCCCTTTGATGACTGTTGTAATTTTTCCAAATGTATTTGTGGGGAACTGCAAAATATGAAGAGCGACTGGTATACCACAGATGTGGTCACTGATAATGTAAGTTGCCTAGTTAATGTGAACAAACAAGAGGAAGGTACGGTTTGTAAGATGGATAactgtttaaataaaagagtggattttgatgcgaatgtaaaagaaaattgtagTGATAAATCAATGCctcatttaattattaaacctTGTGACGATTGTTATAAGCGACGCAAGTTTAACAATATTGTTAATAGTAATCAAAGAAgtaaacaatgtttttatgttattgatTATGAATGTCCATTCCATAAGGATAGGTATAATACAGTATCTAATGAGTTGCTTGAAATATCAGGATTGTGCAATAAGAATGTGGATTTAGTTCCATCACTGGAAACAATTGAAACTCAAAAGTTGACTGAAATAGTATCTTGGGTAGCAGTTGACGacaatacaacaaaaaagCCTGAATTCGATTATTTAGATGCAATGCCACCACAGTTGCCTTCCTTTTTGAGAGATTTTTCTATTTCCTAA